The genomic stretch TCCCGACACTTGGTACGAATCCTCTCCGTTCCATGTTGATCTCCAGGAAGAAGCCCTCACGTACAACTTATCCACGATCTCTTTGATAACGGGCGGCAGTGCGTGATCGTATGTCTTGATCCACTGGCCTCTTATCTGAATCCTCTCCATTTGACTCGTCCGGATCTCCTCTAACATGGTGATAATGGCCAACTCGCGAGGTATTGCTATCTTCGAATTAAAGGTCTCGCAGATATTGTTGAGGATAACATCACAACAAACATGTGAAGAGAAATATGTCttcacccatttttcttttGGAGCAACACCGAGTAGGTATTGATGCGCTTGGGGATATATAATCCGCAACGCATCCATCCTCTCCACGTACTGTTCGTGGGTTGTACTCGATGCAAGCTCCCACAATATTTCCTTAAAATTCTCCCTGATGAATctcttcttgaagttgttgtagATGTGTTGAACACATAAGCGATGCTCACTCTGTGGGAAATCCTCAATGATGGCTTTTGCAAGACCCTACCAAATTCATGTAACACAACACtgatgtaaatcaaataatgctAATTCTACTCAAAGATTTCTCCtgatttttatatgaaaatcatctatcaattaattattgaagtttaattattatatattaattggTATATTTTCATGTAGAGTGATTTACGTGTGGGTACAAAGCTTAAATTTTGGATGactaaattgaattttatttgttttggcaGCAAATTAGCAAGGGGGCCCATCAATTACTTGAAAATTTGAAAGAAGcccaatatttaaaaaatgtggCATGACCTATTTGGAGGAGAAGAAAAAAACGTACATATAAAAAGGGGGACGCCACTTTtgagagaaaaaaggggagaaattAATTGGAGATATTGAAGGAGCTGCTTGAGGGAATTTGGAGAAATAGATTGGGAGCACTTGGCGTGAAGTGCTGGAGACTAATTTTGCAAAGAAGGGAACTTCAACAATTCATCATCCTCAACTTCTCCGAAATTGATCCATGGTTTCATTCAATATTGTTCTTCCTAGTTTAATTATGATAGGCTAAGAACTCCATTGTTGCACCAAACATGTTGTTAGACAAGTTAATTTCATGATTTATCCTATGTTCGTTTCTATCTCGTGTTCGTTATTACTTCTTATTTAATTCAATGAATTTATTACTTTAGGTGCATCTTTAGTGATAATTCTATAGTCTTGATTTAATGCCTCTTTAGCTTGAATTGGGATGGATTGTGGTGGTAATGAATTATCAATTGGAATTGTTTAGATGACGACTTGATAATGGATTTTGATCTTAATTGCAATTGTACTTTGAATCTCACGCTTCCGTAGGGTTCTtagaattattgaatttggtttaaagagtaagtgtttagctattctttgactagttgatgcttagcatgtttagtgcttgcaggttgaataattttaaattgtccCGAACGTATGAGATAGAATTGAATGCATAGGATTAATCTGTGTCTTGTTTACAAGTGTTTGGAGTAGCAATTGTCTCACTTGTGTTAATTTgaattcaactttatttttcattattttcagaaaacaaacttcaaacaAAAACCTTCATCTTtactgttatttttatttatttggagttaaacgaacttaccttccctgtggattgacaccttaaattactacacACGAAGTTGTACTCTTGCAGTGAAGTGGTAATATTAGAGATAATTTTGTGAACTTGAGTGCATATCTATTCTGATTTAAAaagacctaaaattacacatcattAGCACATGTATAAGTAACAACACAAAATCTATAACCACAAACGCACAATTAATCTATAGGGTTAAATCACAACTAAAGTATACACTTTTAACTGAAATCACAATTGCAATATACACTTTTAACTGAAATCACATTACTCGTACCTTTTTCTGATCAGACATGAAGACAAATCTTGAGGCATTCTCATGTATGTGAAGGTCCTCTGCTAGGTAGCCGAGGAACCATTTCCACTGATCATAGCTCTCAGCCTCAGTTACCGCCCACGCAATAGGCCACCAACCGTTGTTTGGATCAACTCCCATGGCCGTCATAAGTTGCCCGCGGTACATACCTCTCAAGAAACAGGAATCCAAGAAAATAATTGGACGGCAAAAATACATCCAGCCACTTTTCAACGGCCCGAGGAAACAGTAAAACCTCAAGAATCTCGGGCCGTCAGCTTCAGGATCCCTGAAGTTTTCATAGTGTATATGCACACTCGAACCAGGATGTGTCCGTTCCAATTCAGCTTTGTAGTCGAAGAGTCTCCGGTATTGGAGTCCGGCCTTGCCAAAGATACCTTCTAAGGCACTGTCTTTTGCGCGGTATGCCTTCATCCTACCAACTTTCAGGCCGAACTCCTCATCCACACACTGCCGTATAGATGCCAATGGAATGTGGGGATTCGCTTTGATTTTCTCCATGTAACGCTCAGTTAGCCACTTGGCCATGAGCCATCTCTGATCCAACACTTGCGAGCACGTGTGAGCATAATCTCTCTGCATATTCACTACCACATAATCGGTATTGTTGTGGGTTTCGATCTTTCTCGCATACACATACCATTCACATGCCTTGCCTCTACAAATGGCATGGAGTCTCTTGCCATCATTTTTGGATACATGGACATTTCGGCTGGTCATTATCGCGTACTGGCGAATGACCTGGTAGAAGAAATCTCGATCCTTAAAAATATCACCAGGCTTCCAAATGGGAAACTCATTGGTCAGCGTGAATGGGGGTGTACTTTATACCCTTCTTCTTTAACCCCTCAAAATCTTTTAGATCTTGCAGATCTTTGTAGTGGGGTTTGCATCCATCGAGTTCCTTTGTTCTACAACAGGGGAATACTTTCGCCATTTCTTGGACCCTCCACTGTCCTCACCATTCTACTGTCCAGACCCTTGTTGTTCGGTCCTCGCATCCGCATTCCGTTGCTGTTTCTCTTGTTGTTCCAGTTGTTGTTGACATAGGGACTCATAATAGGGTATAAATAGTTGTTCATCTCGACACATGTTTGCAAAAGAGATAAAATGGCCGACCACATCCTCatctgttagggtttgtatactagaaatcaccttttcgagcgattgaatactgtaaaactctaattattattttccaatgaatgcaacagattatatttgtcatgatgttgttatgatttacatttaatgaatgtttattgcatatttaaatatataagcgaacataacaaagtctaagtctttgtttagtacaccggttgtgggctgcgctcaatttaaggtacgcggtcagtcctgaataaagaaaaataatattttcacaacctagataggcctagactacctatcatgaaaggttgcaatgtcagtccgattatttctaagccttattgaaataagatgacgttggtgtggtatagcactgaatggatctaacagcaagacgagtctatctactgaaagatgaggtcttgataattaatttcttaatcaatgtacgttagcattgagtatacgatattgagtatctactattttgacttaccaaaggtgcgggtttttcgcacccaacgatccaggtatatttgGTAGTGGTaatcattatctggcggtgctaggattgctattatgttgaatcgtgcgcgaggagagtctcgtttgataacatccacaagaggagctcgaaacaaggttttattattcggaacctagctagttggagtttgattactctatgaataatacataagagtttcttgctaagtccactcttggagattaaaatatgttaattaattaagtccatagcaggcattgattaattaattgatgtttctatcttaaggccatccactacgctgtctctataccgtccattaaaccgtctcttaactactatttgagcactatttgagggccccactgtccttttttcctccatcccttaactaagggacggaacctgcaacgccccgtctcttaaccgtctctataccgtcccttaattactattcattcaatttcatttagaatttttttttctatccaattcaatttaaacaaacacactttattaaaaaccacactttattaaaaaacacacaaactaaataaacacacaaaataaaaaagacacaaaataaaaaaacacacaaaataaaaaaaaactactccgccggcgaatcatcctctggaggcggtcgaggtttagggagTGTCGGAAggtcaagttgtgctgccatagcaacaattccgttccaccaggccgtgaattgggcgtacgagaagtgggaagtgtccgccattgtggcggtcatgtacgccaccataagtgtgtccgagcctccccgcgagcccgaggccggctggcttgattcgcctcggcccttccttgctctagccgctttcgccgccttcgtcccttgcggccgacaaCGCCCACGCGCAgatcctccagcatcgccgaccgtacccgcaaactcccgtgattcagcctcaggttggctgatgccatcggtgtcaccaccagacgcaccaccagacgagtattggccactcgccgtatgcttcgtgcgcttcgaggttgagcccgagctggagcggaaacctccggcccaccgttcctcgtccttgacggcctgccaaacatcaacaaatctaaATTGATGACCCTCTTCCTGGTAATAGGCgtgcaaagcggacgtcaaatgtcggtggccgtggcgccgctttggtagtgcgcctcTTCAGTCGAGTAGatcccgcagaattttttgatctgtaggtcgactcggtcaaagtgagagcggagcattttaactttgcgcttgcgggagcctttcggctttatctggtggtagacctcgcagaccttttcccagaaacacttccgggtttgttgattcccgatgatgggatcgtacgagaccgtgatccaggcgttgtacatcGCCATCGTTTCGaagttgctgtacggatgccggccaagatcctcttcttcttcttcctcctcgtcctcgcccgcatggggttgtacaccgccaatgccacctccaccgcctcggccacctccaccgccagtgccacctccaccgccagtgccacctccaccgcctcggccacctccaccgccagtgccaccgggaaaatcctcccggatctgggataatccctgcgaataccgcgtggcggagggacggacatatgcatcaaggtcaaaattgggtggttggtacccccccggcgtcgccgaaccctgagTCCCAGGGgttgacgaaccggaaccgcccaatgtgttgatcatggtctcccaatcgccgaacgcgttgagatcccacccgccggagccggaaccgccgtagttgccgtcgccgtcgccggacatcttgagttggtttatgaaaatttgagagaaaatttagatgataggaataatagatgtgtagttgtgtgtgaaatgaggatgagtttaggagtatttatagagtaaaaaaatttataaaaaatcaaaaaaattataaaataaaacaaaaaacggtattattaccgttacaattttttttttatttaaattcaattttttttaaaaaaaatatttattgcgtcagcacgtgacgacgcccactggcgggccgacgagtgggcgtcacgcacgacgccgggtagctccacgtcgcctcggcgcgtggcgagacagcccgtctcgtggctcgccgggacgagacgcgggacgagacgcgggatgagacgggacgagatggaggctgcaatgcgtcgcgccggcgtcccgtctcgccgggacgagacgcgagacgtCGGCGAGACCagtagtggatggtctaagcACGGAAAATGAATTACACACATAAAAGGAAACctgaaatacttgtaatttcggatttggaaaggcagtgcaatattacttctgtagtggctgcttgtaatattccaatataagcttgtattaaattatgggttcaatttaattattaaaaagcTATTGGgtggtgaggccatgtccaaattcttccttagatccctgactgagcccaatatgtgacttaatataaataggagaataaaggagacagaaaatacacttgtgCACATAcacaattttcgtcccccctcatcctagagagagaaacaaaatttgctctccttccgtgagctggtttctgtcttcgttatttaagtcctagtacaatggtgagatttgcccacacaaatatcagtctacagtccgggacaccagtcagaagatccgaggtcgagttctcaagatcttcacgtggagaagacgcaagtcatcttcgattcttaagtgaatcaacaaacgtaaattggctaacttcgtagtaagcatgttttgggaattgtttgtgctaaagcatgtttaaaattcaagttatgagcatgatacatgtaataattacgcgaatagaatttatctaaataatcagCTAAATAGATCAGTATTATATGATCCGTTAGAATCGAACGCTTCCGCTGctaaccccttcaattggtatcagagctagtctttggctctgattatttggatttaaattttgtgaaattcatatatgcatgtgttatttgattgcgaagcatgttcttggtgttttgtttatttattatgcatgttgaactcaagaacaatcgaatcaaagaacttgaattttttgatcgtacgagacgtgcgatccgtcggtgcTTGTACCGACACGGATCGCGCCACGTGCAATCAGGaatagggttgtcgattgagtgggagccaagGGTTCATGGTCACGGGGCGACACGCAGACGACCAAGGGCTTGTGCGCGCCGCCAATCGAGACCAAACCCTAGGTGGCGCCTACACCAGGATCTACGCGACGGGCTGGCACGACGTGGTGGTTCgcccgagaaccaccgagacatcGCGAGACACCACCCTGAACCCTAGGTGGAAGGACAGCCGAGACGAGGCTCCAGGCCATGGCTGAGAGCGACGCGCCttcgtgcgcgccgctggcctaGACAGTGGGAGCTTCGGGTCTCGGTATGCCGAGACGGGCGACGATCATCGTCCGAGAGCAGCGGCACTGACGTGCAAGCCGCTGGCCGAGAAACCGCGTCACCCGACGTGCCGAGACGATGAGACGGAGGCGACGGGCTGGCCGAACAGACACGCCACCCGTCGCGACTGCGTGGCCGAGAGCAGCAGCGCCGTGTGCGCGTGCGGCTGGCCGAGACGTGGTCATGGTCGACGCGTCGTGATCCGGCgatgaactcgtcggattttcatcgttcatcattcgtgcgaacctcgtgcgatgagataacgatgaaagattattttaatgattatttaattattttattaaaacatatcattaaaatattattatttaatggaaataaaatatttttggaagatttacctagattttaggaatgtttttattattatctatatctatggaattaaataatattattttatttctagatgatatggatgagaataatttaatagtttcctaatatttatatatctagaatcctaataaggatatatatgtatgaatacattaaataataaatcttctctttctaatcttgaacatggaaataatttgaatttaatttttcatgtcttattaagaattaaataacttaattattttagatatatcttttagtagacatgaataagaattaaattctagaataataaTTTCCTATTGGAagatactaataaaataaaagatttaattatacagcatattaaataccaacagaatttaattaagccttaaactgcctcaaggtaaaggataattaaagaaaaatcataaCCTAAAacatctaagctataattacgaactcaacgtttgtatatggtctccatcaattggtctgcaattcatgaagttttttttctaatattatcgccacctgctctgtggggataataatcctaagaaatagcgagttcatgagggcggacttctcaaaaataaatagtatgaactagaatgtggtttccaatattatcgacacctgctctgtggggacaataatcctaagaaactgcgagattcagaagttcgcacaggatttatgagatagtctgatcttgttagcaacacatgagcattgttatgggagtgtgttgtaggaatgagactctgtaatgctaaattcggtggttttgcttaggcaacattaggcggccatgccattctgtggtctctggactattcgtcgatgttgtgaccagtaaaattgtaagattgtaatgcgtattgacttcctctggagggtacaaaattttaatttttacagttgtatgattttgaaaagttttatggttaatctaaacAAACAtattacataagtttatgacaaatagtaaatactctgttttacagtgcaaatcaaatcgtcaagatgttgttcaatcctctttctgcaattcttaaagaaaacaaactcgagggccaaaattacatagaatggaaacaaaacttggacatcgttcttacaacagatgagtacatctttgtactcacaaccccacGACCTCAAGTGCCGGCGGCTAATGCTGCGgtaggagtcagagatgcacacggacggtggcataaggcgaatgagatggctaagtgctacatgttggcttctatgtcttcagtactcaagcatcagcattcttccatggaaacagccgccgagatcatgcagaatctcaaaaatgtttttggtactcagaatcgaacggctaagtctcaagcctttcggagtatcatgtcgaagacaatgaaggaaggcacgtcagtgagggaccatgtcctcgagatgatgagcaacctcaaccagattgaggtcttgggagggacgatcgatcccgagtcccaagtgactattatccttcaaagtcttccccctagcttccagcagttcaaactcaatttcgagatgaacaaaaggaactataccttggcagagctgttgactgaacttcagtcggcagaggaccttatggtccaggctaaggcggccatgataacttcggcgcctcgttcctctggctttaGGCCtatcaaaggaaaaaggcaggcaccgaaatCAGAagcggccaagatagctaagggaaagaagaagaagaagaagaagaagaagaagaagaagagagctaacaagaagcccatggggaagtgtttcaagtgtggagaaaaggggcattggaagccagactgtcctaaaaagggcaagactacaggtatgcaccaagctttagtagtcaaGTCATGTTTGGAATAGACGTCTACTTGCATTtaggttattgacacaggagccactgatcatatttgttttgatcctgacttaatgcaggtgacaagacggctacatgatcgtgagatcgaagtccagttgggcgacgctacaaaagtggcgacCGTTGCAGTAGGAGACGATTATATGCgctttagtagtgatagatttttgattttgaagaatgttttattgataccttcttttagaaaaattcaatttcagtttctaaattagtttttgatggatattcgatttcttttaatgacaactgcgttattaagaaagatggttcttatatctgtcgtggtatcatgaaaaaagatctgtacacaatcacatctacacagtttaataatcgcatatcagaactcaatacaacatcgaaaatttcaaagaaacgaaaggaaccttcaagttcaatgaacgaaacgtacttatggcaccttagacttggtcatgccaatgaaaggaggatccattctcttgttaaacaagatcttattaaaggtatagaggaggaaccttttcataagtgtgagtcaagcttagaaggcaagatgaccaagaggccttttcaggctaagggcaatagggccaatgaagtacttgagctcgttcattccgatgtatgtggaccaatgtctactgaagcaagaggtggtttttgatacttcatcacattcattaatgacttctcaaaaattggatatgtctatttgatgcgtcacaagtcagagtcttttgacaagtttaagactttaagactcttgtggagaagtatcatggaaagaatatcaaatgcctacggtctgatcgtggaggcgaatacctcagtgccgagtttttggactacttatcggagttgggaattgaatcccaactgactgcgtcGGGCACGCCCCaacagaacggcgtggctgaaagaaggaacaagaccttgttaaacatggtccgatcgatgatgagttatgcacgact from Salvia splendens isolate huo1 chromosome 4, SspV2, whole genome shotgun sequence encodes the following:
- the LOC121800969 gene encoding uncharacterized protein LOC121800969, translating into MTSRNVHVSKNDGKRLHAICRGKACEWYVYARKIETHNNTDYVVVNMQRDYAHTCSQVLDQRWLMAKWLTERYMEKIKANPHIPLASIRQCVDEEFGLKVGRMKAYRAKDSALEGIFGKAGLQYRRLFDYKAELERTHPGSSVHIHYENFRDPEADGPRFLRFYCFLGPLKSGWMYFCRPIIFLDSCFLRGMYRGQLMTAMGVDPNNGWWPIAWAVTEAESYDQWKWFLGYLAEDLHIHENASRFVFMSDQKKGLAKAIIEDFPQSEHRLCVQHIYNNFKKRFIRENFKEILWELASSTTHEQYVERMDALRIIYPQAHQYLLGVAPKEKWVKTYFSSHVCCDVILNNICETFNSKIAIPRELAIITMLEEIRTSQMERIQIRGQWIKTYDHALPPVIKEIVDKLYVRASSWRSTWNGEDSYQVSGPSDQPIPLVQGLAHVGLRGQTKRPIPLVQGLEPVAPGLSRNAVAVAGIRIE